From one Marmota flaviventris isolate mMarFla1 chromosome 1, mMarFla1.hap1, whole genome shotgun sequence genomic stretch:
- the Dynll1 gene encoding dynein light chain 1, cytoplasmic: MCDRKAVIKNADMSEEMQQDSVECATQALEKYNIEKDIAAHIKKEFDKKYNPTWHCIVGRNFGSYVTHETKHFIYFYLGQVAILLFKSG; encoded by the exons ATGTGCGACAGAAAGGCGGTGATAAAAAATGCGGACATGTCGGAAGAGATGCAACAGGATTCGGTGGAGTGCGCTACTCAGGCGTTGGAGAAATATAATATAGAAAAGGATATTGCGGCCCACATCAAGAAG gAGTTTGACAAGAAGTACAACCCCACCTGGCACTGCATTGTGGGGAGGAACTTCGGTAGTTACGTGACACACGAAACCAAGCACTTCATCTACTTCTACCTGGGCCAAGTGGCCATTCTTCTGTTCAAATCTGGTTAA